The proteins below come from a single Gimesia alba genomic window:
- a CDS encoding FecR domain-containing protein encodes MNPELEAVRKELAALTSRMLENRMTTDEDARLTEILNVHPELIEEYANQIHLDSLLTSNLYAAIPEEFSLEALVVQETDENISINVDVATTVEPVSRSRNSWLSWIATAVVLLLAGGLFWFNQAEQQKTAEQPNAVVPGYAGMLLDTEDAVWEDRDAEEIPYGTKFPTGESLRLKSGIARIRFDSGAGVMLEGPAQIELRSPLNAVLHYGTLSAYVPEEAQGFTVDTNKIRIVDQGTRFGAVVDASGEAEVHVFEGEVGVKPVAAENQVIASLKASQALRFSNGNVKGAEIRVTPARFADAPTPEQLIAAKSGSYPPQETLDFEKLEPMNQVSLIRENSALPKGIRVGEDFEYPTSSLYQQSGGVGFSHEGWWTDQNFTRLMIPEKQLQWRDLDGGPMIVHARGHHHAYPSLAHRIARKLETPLTDDFYFSMLVQYHGVDEDDFFGLWFDSSMGGMGSSHARVPSIGFKERKFFARFNVKQEAFFEQPVDDETFLLVGHLSKKNSKFFNHLEFWVNPVGERSETPDVVVKRNKEANLLKSINALGVRIGQYTEVSDSLYLDRLVIGDTFESVTRPAGQN; translated from the coding sequence ATGAACCCCGAACTTGAAGCGGTTCGCAAAGAGCTGGCGGCACTCACCAGCCGTATGCTTGAAAACAGAATGACAACAGACGAAGACGCACGGCTTACGGAGATTCTCAATGTCCATCCCGAATTGATTGAAGAATATGCGAACCAGATTCATCTGGATTCTCTGCTTACGTCGAACCTGTATGCTGCGATACCGGAAGAGTTCAGTCTGGAAGCACTCGTGGTGCAGGAAACGGACGAAAACATTTCCATCAATGTGGATGTGGCTACGACAGTCGAGCCCGTATCACGAAGCCGGAATAGCTGGTTGTCCTGGATCGCGACTGCCGTGGTGCTGTTACTGGCGGGGGGATTATTCTGGTTCAATCAAGCCGAGCAACAGAAAACAGCGGAGCAGCCAAATGCAGTTGTGCCCGGCTATGCAGGAATGTTACTCGATACTGAAGATGCGGTCTGGGAAGACCGCGACGCGGAAGAGATTCCGTACGGCACCAAATTCCCTACGGGAGAATCACTGCGGTTGAAATCGGGTATCGCGCGGATTCGGTTTGATAGCGGCGCCGGCGTCATGCTGGAAGGACCGGCCCAGATTGAACTCCGTTCGCCACTGAATGCCGTGCTGCACTATGGCACGCTGTCCGCCTATGTGCCTGAAGAAGCGCAGGGCTTTACCGTGGATACGAATAAAATCCGGATTGTGGATCAGGGAACCCGCTTCGGCGCGGTAGTAGATGCATCGGGCGAAGCGGAAGTGCATGTGTTTGAAGGTGAAGTCGGAGTGAAGCCGGTAGCGGCCGAGAATCAGGTGATTGCCAGTCTGAAAGCAAGCCAGGCGCTGCGGTTCTCCAACGGGAATGTCAAAGGGGCGGAAATCAGAGTAACGCCGGCCAGGTTTGCTGATGCACCGACGCCCGAGCAGCTTATCGCAGCGAAATCGGGAAGCTATCCGCCTCAGGAAACACTCGATTTTGAAAAGCTGGAGCCGATGAATCAGGTCTCTCTCATTAGAGAAAATTCAGCACTGCCGAAGGGGATCAGAGTGGGGGAAGATTTCGAATATCCGACTTCTTCTCTGTATCAACAGAGCGGAGGCGTGGGTTTCAGTCATGAAGGCTGGTGGACCGATCAGAACTTTACGCGATTGATGATTCCTGAAAAACAACTGCAGTGGAGAGACCTGGATGGCGGTCCGATGATCGTACATGCCCGCGGGCATCATCATGCTTACCCGTCGCTCGCACATCGAATTGCCCGCAAACTGGAAACGCCACTCACCGACGATTTCTACTTCAGCATGCTGGTTCAATATCATGGCGTGGACGAAGACGATTTCTTTGGTCTCTGGTTCGATAGCTCGATGGGCGGCATGGGGTCTAGCCATGCCCGGGTTCCGAGTATCGGATTCAAAGAACGAAAATTCTTTGCCCGCTTCAACGTGAAACAGGAAGCCTTTTTTGAGCAACCGGTAGACGATGAAACGTTTCTGCTGGTGGGGCATCTTTCCAAAAAGAACTCGAAATTCTTTAATCACCTGGAATTCTGGGTCAATCCGGTGGGAGAGCGCAGTGAGACTCCCGATGTGGTTGTCAAACGGAATAAAGAGGCCAACCTGCTGAAATCGATCAACGCACTGGGAGTGCGGATCGGTCAGTACACCGAAGTCAGCGATTCGCTTTATCTGGATCGGCTGGTGATTGGTGATACTTTTGAATCGGTGACCCGACCCGCCGGGCAGAACTGA
- a CDS encoding FAD-dependent oxidoreductase, producing MTILEDHVLECEILVAGGGMAGCCAAIAAARCGARVILCQDRSVLGGNASSEVRMHIVGANGTGHFDRGEELQTEAREGGIIEELRLENCVCNPQRSASMFDLILYEKCKAEPNLMLLLNTFVTAVRLNGDRIQQAIAERQSTEDRFTINAEIFIDCTGDGRLAAEAGALFMEGREGQAQFQEKLAPETADNQRLGSTILMQARRHDRPMPFVAPEWARSFKKEELKLRLYATPGEEEPTHEYGYWWAEWGGTLDTIKENETIRDELLAIVMGIWDHVKNGPPGTPAGDDPFSAAHWALDWFGFLPGKRESRRFIGRHVLTEEDLLSSRDFPDAIAYGGWSLDLHPPAGIDAPEEEPCTQHPVPHLYNVPLSACVSADLSNLMFAGRNISATHVAFSSTRVMATCAVIGQGVGTAAAYAALHNVMPADAISNPAVMKQIQQRLIRDDAYLVGIRNEDKADFAQTARITASSEQVGYEAVNVISGQTRSVHGDQGAPPELSFPGGHRWMSEPTDGLPASLLLEWETPIEVREVQLIFDTGLHRHLTLSHHDGYTSKMVWGAAQPETVRDYSIEVFDGTDWKSMVSVTDNYQRRRVHPVETQLSVSQFRVVVTATNGIDHARICEVRVY from the coding sequence ATGACGATCTTGGAAGACCATGTTCTGGAGTGTGAGATCCTCGTGGCAGGGGGCGGCATGGCGGGTTGCTGTGCTGCGATTGCTGCTGCGCGGTGCGGTGCCCGTGTTATTTTGTGCCAGGATCGTTCTGTGTTAGGCGGCAATGCGTCGAGCGAAGTCCGCATGCATATTGTCGGCGCGAACGGGACCGGGCACTTTGATCGCGGCGAAGAACTGCAGACCGAAGCCCGTGAAGGGGGGATCATTGAAGAGTTGCGGCTGGAGAACTGCGTTTGCAATCCGCAACGCTCGGCATCGATGTTCGATCTGATTCTCTATGAAAAATGTAAAGCCGAACCGAATCTGATGCTGCTGCTGAATACTTTTGTGACAGCTGTGAGATTGAACGGTGACCGAATTCAGCAGGCGATCGCCGAGCGACAGAGTACGGAAGATCGTTTCACAATCAATGCGGAAATATTCATTGACTGTACCGGTGATGGGCGGCTGGCGGCAGAGGCGGGGGCGCTGTTCATGGAAGGCCGCGAAGGACAGGCGCAGTTTCAGGAAAAACTGGCTCCCGAAACAGCAGACAATCAGCGGCTCGGTTCCACCATTCTGATGCAGGCCCGTCGGCATGACCGGCCGATGCCGTTTGTGGCACCGGAATGGGCTCGTTCCTTTAAAAAGGAAGAACTGAAGCTGCGACTCTACGCGACACCTGGCGAAGAAGAGCCGACACACGAGTACGGATACTGGTGGGCCGAGTGGGGCGGCACGTTGGATACGATCAAAGAGAACGAAACAATCCGCGATGAGCTGCTGGCGATTGTGATGGGCATCTGGGATCATGTGAAGAACGGTCCGCCGGGGACACCTGCGGGCGATGATCCATTTTCCGCAGCCCACTGGGCGCTCGACTGGTTCGGTTTTCTCCCCGGTAAACGGGAGAGCCGGCGGTTCATTGGTCGACACGTTCTGACCGAAGAGGATCTGCTCTCGTCCCGCGATTTTCCCGATGCGATCGCCTACGGCGGCTGGTCGCTCGATCTGCATCCGCCCGCCGGCATTGATGCACCAGAAGAAGAACCGTGCACGCAGCATCCGGTGCCGCACCTGTATAATGTGCCTCTCTCCGCCTGTGTTTCTGCGGATCTGAGCAATCTGATGTTTGCCGGGCGGAATATTTCTGCGACGCATGTGGCATTTTCTTCGACGCGTGTAATGGCGACCTGTGCGGTGATCGGACAGGGCGTGGGAACCGCGGCGGCGTATGCGGCTCTACATAATGTTATGCCGGCAGACGCGATTTCGAATCCCGCGGTGATGAAACAAATCCAGCAGCGGCTCATACGCGATGATGCCTATTTGGTCGGGATCAGAAATGAAGACAAAGCTGACTTCGCACAAACGGCGCGGATCACTGCCAGCAGCGAACAAGTTGGTTATGAAGCGGTGAATGTGATTTCAGGTCAGACGCGGAGTGTGCACGGCGATCAGGGCGCACCACCAGAGCTGTCTTTTCCCGGCGGTCATCGCTGGATGTCTGAGCCTACGGACGGATTGCCGGCGTCGTTGCTGTTGGAATGGGAGACGCCGATTGAAGTGCGTGAAGTTCAACTTATTTTCGATACGGGCCTGCATCGGCATCTGACGCTGAGTCATCATGATGGTTACACCTCGAAGATGGTCTGGGGAGCAGCACAGCCGGAGACGGTCCGGGATTATTCGATTGAAGTCTTCGATGGTACTGACTGGAAATCAATGGTTTCTGTAACAGACAATTATCAAAGACGTCGTGTGCATCCAGTGGAAACACAATTGTCTGTGAGTCAGTTTCGTGTGGTGGTGACGGCGACGAACGGGATAGATCATGCCCGGATTTGTGAAGTGCGGGTTTATTAA
- a CDS encoding leucine-rich repeat domain-containing protein produces MKKPIKNKYVVGQEYYDVETWNASFEVKKYIYEGVVASDCSTAKCEKLLHQFRPAEYPDAESVPDELWIHYWVKDILDGPLTNLERRKAVMSQQAIDEKSKHLPVVTELDDLHVSTEITPSGSLEYCELDHRGDLEAALNRQDPICLLFKYEPTIEDLELVAQFSQNLGIYFGYNAAPKFVETLEPLSEKENLKSLCISQFPRPESTFLEMLETFSGLQVLNLFYSRISDQIGGCLIELDDLHFLDLTYTKITDWVQYDLAGLSKMDRLTLDQTRITDDFFRMEDLWPQLDSLSLKGTRLTDQGVTLLRQFTTLQDLSLDGTDITDAAIPYLTQMKNLKNLSVEKTAITIRGARELIESMENSWVRC; encoded by the coding sequence ATGAAAAAGCCAATCAAGAATAAATATGTTGTGGGGCAGGAATACTATGATGTGGAGACTTGGAATGCTTCCTTCGAGGTGAAAAAGTATATTTACGAAGGGGTAGTGGCTTCAGACTGCTCTACTGCGAAATGCGAAAAACTGCTGCATCAATTTCGACCGGCCGAGTATCCCGACGCCGAATCGGTACCCGATGAGCTTTGGATTCACTATTGGGTGAAGGATATCCTGGATGGGCCTTTAACGAACCTGGAGCGGCGCAAAGCGGTCATGTCCCAACAGGCAATTGATGAAAAAAGCAAACATCTGCCCGTTGTAACGGAGCTGGATGATTTGCATGTCAGCACCGAAATTACTCCCAGTGGTTCACTGGAATATTGCGAATTGGATCACAGAGGGGACCTGGAAGCGGCCTTGAATCGCCAGGATCCGATCTGTTTATTATTTAAGTATGAACCGACGATCGAAGATCTGGAGTTGGTTGCTCAGTTTTCTCAGAATCTGGGAATCTATTTTGGTTACAACGCGGCGCCGAAGTTTGTGGAAACTCTGGAGCCGTTGTCAGAGAAAGAAAATTTGAAGTCACTTTGTATATCGCAGTTCCCTCGCCCGGAAAGTACTTTCCTGGAGATGCTGGAAACGTTTTCGGGTTTGCAAGTTCTCAATCTGTTCTATTCCAGGATCTCTGATCAGATTGGGGGCTGTCTGATTGAACTGGATGATCTACACTTTCTGGATCTGACCTATACGAAAATTACGGACTGGGTGCAGTATGATCTTGCAGGTCTTTCCAAAATGGACAGACTCACTCTGGATCAAACACGGATCACGGATGATTTCTTTCGGATGGAAGATCTCTGGCCACAATTGGACTCTTTGAGTCTGAAGGGAACCCGACTCACGGATCAGGGGGTGACTTTGCTGAGGCAGTTTACTACTTTGCAAGACTTAAGTTTGGACGGGACGGACATTACGGATGCGGCGATACCGTACCTGACTCAGATGAAGAATCTAAAAAACCTGTCTGTCGAAAAAACCGCGATCACGATCCGGGGCGCTCGCGAACTGATTGAATCGATGGAAAACTCCTGGGTCCGGTGTTGA
- a CDS encoding alpha/beta hydrolase codes for MMISDHSIHKLVCVLAFVGLLFDFGLADAADLETKSLFPRIEAISFDSTHLKKQKRAVIVLPDHWQSIKPAERRTLVILHGRGRHELTLIDDKTIRQQLLDSGLFVILPDGDDGWYINSPVRKQDVYESYLEEVLDVVSQQYQLPHNRKRWAIAGWSMGGFGCVNFAERHPEQFAAVSSIIGLLDFPRSGLPKGQSYKVPVERFGSDETVWKEFNPLHRAEKLKGMSVLIITADAAFDRTMNERFRDRLSELKQPHQYIELKGGHTFPVVREAIPYVLEFTKRELSADHK; via the coding sequence ATGATGATTTCAGATCATTCAATTCACAAACTGGTGTGCGTGTTGGCGTTCGTGGGACTGTTGTTTGATTTCGGTTTGGCCGACGCGGCAGATCTGGAAACAAAGAGCCTCTTTCCGCGGATTGAAGCAATTTCATTTGATAGCACTCATTTGAAGAAACAAAAACGGGCGGTCATCGTGTTGCCAGACCACTGGCAGTCAATCAAGCCAGCAGAGCGGCGCACGCTGGTGATCTTACATGGTCGCGGGCGGCACGAGTTGACGTTGATTGATGACAAAACGATTCGGCAACAGTTGCTGGATTCCGGACTGTTTGTGATTCTGCCGGACGGCGATGATGGCTGGTATATCAATTCGCCCGTACGCAAACAGGACGTGTATGAATCGTATCTGGAAGAAGTCCTCGATGTCGTCTCGCAGCAATATCAGTTGCCGCACAATCGGAAACGCTGGGCGATTGCCGGCTGGTCGATGGGCGGATTTGGTTGTGTGAACTTTGCCGAACGACATCCCGAACAGTTTGCCGCCGTCAGTTCGATCATCGGACTGCTTGATTTTCCCCGCTCGGGTTTGCCGAAAGGGCAGTCGTATAAAGTGCCCGTGGAGCGATTTGGTTCTGATGAAACGGTCTGGAAGGAGTTCAATCCACTTCATCGTGCGGAAAAGCTGAAGGGGATGTCGGTACTCATCATCACCGCCGACGCCGCCTTTGACCGCACGATGAACGAGCGTTTTCGCGATCGGCTGAGCGAACTCAAGCAGCCACACCAATACATTGAGCTCAAAGGGGGGCACACGTTTCCGGTGGTCAGGGAAGCGATTCCGTATGTGCTGGAGTTTACGAAACGGGAATTGTCTGCCGATCATAAATGA
- a CDS encoding SGNH/GDSL hydrolase family protein: MKKIVPLFLFVVLCSLLSAVVAEEMPREQNLLQNPEFRLRKTAVAESGRSILCWNTDHYGDVSAGAENEKLKIKPSTKAVAIEPGKRFWQFATLPELKLAAGDVVSLSVNGYQETSGALKARLCLMLVESADGEWSPADFGLSDKRTFAKHGRGELIRAPQLETSSEQAGQEFILQFSGLKVDPRFEHQRASNAAFRNVVGVLVEFVNDSDKRVWIHSPTLIKGDKAVTETVSSRALPDLYRRIPRTMEKLTSGKPVTILTLGSSIDRGSANPRLYFYDEDPTSPDFKEPLTDARPRKPAALKQLLFERMQRPDLQDYVGWSQHYFMYTGRMRRELLRKFNYPVEKILLNVMACDGSSIGESHSGFLEYASLEQSPDPGNNGHPAGKTWQELYPALFENGKKPGPDLVIFGHGHNEHIDRPDEIAAYEGAVRWFQRHYPGVEFVSCMWIRDKGQPNSMTEPMQQLCAHYGIPFVDLGQLLTDLKTTCNQYALAPDGGHPGAASHYLWFKQLEQIFEMPENPQPGIPQRQLPARMNDYAANWEGEMTRFDVDSPRIVDGRMMILEEAAFNLWADNKREMMQLQIDGQPAQHAGHGRSSFTRPNPRNSTFVHGRLSRGDRHIIEIPNTSARLTTVDCKVGLNRRFYGVDAKGWRGTSAVKTFKSMWGTPYGEQAFYLTPGEAIEIEVEATDVSIAWLDRVEGGTLVTEVDGKTVWSQPTSEPFMDSQGRKHFIENRRGVTGLPFGKYRIKLQAQEKPVWVLGVFGYDER; encoded by the coding sequence GTGAAAAAAATCGTTCCCTTGTTCCTGTTTGTTGTTCTCTGTTCCCTGTTGTCTGCTGTCGTTGCTGAGGAAATGCCGCGGGAGCAGAATCTGTTGCAGAATCCGGAATTTCGATTGCGGAAAACGGCTGTAGCGGAGTCCGGCCGATCGATTCTCTGCTGGAATACGGATCACTATGGTGATGTGAGTGCGGGAGCGGAAAATGAGAAACTGAAAATTAAACCGTCGACGAAAGCGGTTGCGATTGAGCCGGGCAAGCGGTTCTGGCAGTTTGCGACGCTACCTGAACTGAAGTTGGCGGCCGGCGATGTCGTCAGTCTGTCGGTCAACGGGTATCAGGAAACCAGTGGCGCACTCAAAGCACGGCTCTGTCTGATGCTGGTTGAAAGTGCCGACGGTGAGTGGTCACCGGCGGACTTTGGTCTGTCAGACAAACGGACGTTTGCGAAACATGGGCGAGGCGAATTGATTCGGGCACCGCAGCTGGAAACATCATCGGAGCAGGCAGGGCAGGAATTTATACTGCAATTTTCCGGTCTCAAAGTTGATCCACGGTTTGAACATCAACGCGCGTCGAATGCAGCGTTTCGGAATGTGGTGGGAGTGCTGGTCGAATTTGTGAATGACTCCGACAAACGAGTCTGGATTCATTCGCCCACGCTGATCAAAGGGGACAAGGCAGTAACGGAAACGGTTTCCTCGCGTGCCCTGCCGGACCTGTATCGACGGATTCCGCGGACGATGGAGAAACTGACCAGCGGAAAGCCGGTAACAATTCTAACACTCGGTTCCAGTATCGATCGCGGCAGTGCGAACCCGCGACTCTATTTTTATGACGAAGACCCCACCAGCCCGGACTTTAAAGAGCCTTTGACCGACGCGCGGCCACGAAAGCCGGCAGCTTTGAAACAGCTGCTGTTCGAACGCATGCAGCGGCCCGATCTGCAGGATTACGTCGGCTGGTCGCAACACTATTTCATGTATACCGGACGCATGCGGCGGGAGTTGCTGCGGAAGTTCAATTATCCGGTCGAGAAGATTCTGCTCAACGTGATGGCCTGCGATGGTTCGTCGATTGGCGAATCTCACAGCGGCTTTCTTGAATATGCGTCGCTGGAACAGTCGCCCGATCCTGGTAATAACGGTCATCCCGCCGGCAAGACGTGGCAGGAACTGTATCCAGCATTGTTTGAAAACGGAAAGAAGCCGGGACCGGATCTGGTGATCTTCGGGCACGGGCATAACGAGCATATTGACCGTCCCGATGAAATCGCCGCCTATGAAGGAGCCGTCCGCTGGTTTCAGCGGCACTATCCCGGCGTGGAATTTGTTTCGTGCATGTGGATTCGTGATAAAGGGCAGCCGAATTCAATGACCGAACCGATGCAGCAACTCTGCGCGCATTACGGAATTCCCTTTGTCGATCTGGGGCAGTTGTTGACGGATCTGAAGACAACCTGCAATCAGTACGCGCTGGCCCCCGATGGTGGGCACCCGGGAGCCGCCAGTCATTATCTGTGGTTCAAACAGTTGGAGCAGATCTTCGAAATGCCTGAGAATCCACAGCCGGGAATCCCGCAACGACAGTTGCCCGCGCGGATGAATGATTATGCTGCGAACTGGGAAGGAGAAATGACCCGCTTCGACGTTGACAGTCCGCGGATTGTGGACGGACGGATGATGATTCTGGAAGAGGCGGCTTTCAATCTCTGGGCAGATAACAAACGGGAAATGATGCAGTTACAGATCGATGGTCAGCCGGCACAACATGCGGGACATGGGCGAAGCAGTTTCACACGTCCCAATCCACGGAATTCCACATTCGTGCATGGGCGGCTGTCGCGCGGGGATCGTCACATTATTGAAATTCCCAACACGAGCGCGCGGCTCACGACGGTCGATTGTAAAGTGGGATTGAACCGCCGGTTCTATGGCGTTGACGCGAAAGGCTGGCGTGGGACGTCTGCCGTGAAGACTTTCAAGTCGATGTGGGGCACTCCCTATGGAGAGCAGGCGTTTTACCTGACGCCGGGCGAAGCGATTGAAATTGAAGTCGAGGCGACCGATGTGTCAATCGCCTGGCTGGATCGTGTTGAAGGGGGCACGCTGGTGACTGAAGTCGACGGGAAAACGGTCTGGTCACAACCGACCAGCGAACCGTTTATGGATTCACAGGGACGGAAACATTTCATCGAGAACCGCCGCGGCGTAACGGGGCTACCGTTTGGTAAATATCGGATCAAATTGCAGGCACAGGAAAAACCGGTTTGGGTGCTGGGTGTGTTTGGTTATGACGAGCGGTAG
- a CDS encoding sigma-70 family RNA polymerase sigma factor yields MSNRDLDEEYVALIAGSQPVLRGILVALIRRGADVDDVLQETNTVLWRKRNEYDWDRNFLPWACRIAQLQALAFFKRVKNDGQAVFDEQTLEQIATVATGRAVDAKSHAAALESCMEKLPPEHRQLVESRYCDAMPVNQIASEAGRTADAVSMTLYRIRKTLMECIQKTVAQEARL; encoded by the coding sequence TTGTCGAATCGTGATCTCGATGAAGAGTATGTGGCGTTGATTGCCGGGAGCCAGCCTGTGTTGCGCGGGATTTTGGTCGCACTGATTCGTCGGGGAGCGGATGTGGATGATGTGCTGCAGGAAACGAATACCGTTCTGTGGCGGAAGCGGAACGAGTATGACTGGGATCGCAATTTCCTTCCCTGGGCGTGCCGGATTGCTCAATTGCAGGCACTCGCGTTTTTCAAACGAGTCAAGAACGACGGTCAGGCGGTGTTTGACGAACAGACACTGGAACAGATCGCGACGGTGGCGACCGGTCGGGCGGTGGATGCAAAATCGCATGCAGCGGCACTTGAGTCCTGTATGGAAAAACTACCTCCCGAACATCGGCAACTGGTGGAGAGCCGGTATTGTGATGCGATGCCTGTAAACCAGATCGCATCCGAAGCAGGGAGAACAGCCGACGCGGTTTCGATGACCTTATACCGCATTCGGAAAACGCTCATGGAGTGTATCCAAAAGACAGTGGCCCAGGAGGCACGATTATGA